A genomic segment from Drosophila miranda strain MSH22 chromosome 3, D.miranda_PacBio2.1, whole genome shotgun sequence encodes:
- the LOC108160726 gene encoding muscle-specific protein 20: protein MSLERAVRAKIAGKRNPEMDKEAQEWVESIIGEKFPAGQAYEDVLKDGQVLCKLINILSPNAVPKVNSSGGQFKFMENINNFQKALKEYGVPDIDVFQTVDLYEKKDIANVTNTIFALGRATYKHADFKGPFLGPKPADECKRDFTDEQLKAGQTIVGLQAGSNKGATQAGQNLGAGRKILLGK, encoded by the exons aTGTCTCTTGAACGTGCTGTTCGTGCCAAG ATTGCCGGCAAGCGCAATCCCGAGATGGACAAGGAGGCTCAGGAGTGGGTGGAGTCCATCATTGGTGAGAAGTTCCCCGCCGGCCAGGCCTACGAGGATGTGCTCAAGGACGGCCAGGTGCTGTGCAAGCTGATCAACATCCTGTCCCCCAATGCCGTGCCCAAGGTCAACTCCTCCGGCGGCCAGTTCAAGTTCATGGAGAACATCAACAACTTCCAGAAGGCTCTCAAGGAGTACGGTGTGCCCGACATCGATGTCTTCCAGACAGTCGATCTCTACGAGAAGAAGGACATTGCCAATGTCACCAACACCATCTTCGCCCTGGGCCGTGCT ACCTACAAGCACGCCGACTTCAAGGGTCCCTTCCTGGGCCCCAAGCCCGCCGATGAGTGCAAGCGCGACTTCACCGACGAGCAGCTGAAGGCCGGCCAGACCATTGTCGGTCTCCAGGCTGGCTCCAACAAGGGTGCCACCCAGGCCGGCCAGAACCTTGGCGCTGGCCGCAAAATTCTGCTCGGCAAGTAA